In Fusarium musae strain F31 chromosome 7, whole genome shotgun sequence, a single window of DNA contains:
- a CDS encoding hypothetical protein (CAZy:AA7~CAZy:AA4): MAYADRATMLKAVDEIRQLLGEDIVSVDSDDLDEHGYSEWSTSNTNVRPVAIARPKTTEEVSSIARICTKYKVPMTPYGAGSSVEGNFSSPYSGVCLDLCGMDKIVAFHPEDMDIVVQAGVNWTNMNEEIKDTGLFLPLDPSPTALIGGMIATNCSGTNAMRYGTMKDYVINLTVVLSDGSVIKTRHRPRKTSAGYNLTGLFTGSEGTLGIITEATLKLAIIPENFSVATATFSTVKEAADAAFKMMRRGIPLAALEMMDDVQMRVINQSGGAGGRVWDEHPTLFLKFSGSQNAVQDSIRLAKEIAKSNSCGSFEFAKTEDEIQSLWSARKQALWASLAVRPEGTQIWSTDVAVPLSRMAELIGEQHEPLQHWLVLTRYRQKYRSNRPVN, encoded by the exons ATGGCATATGCGGATAGAGCAACTATGCTTAAG GCTGTCGATGAGATACGCCAATTACTCGGTGAAGATATCGTGAGCGTAGACTCGGATGACCTCGATGAGCATGGCTACTCAGAGTGGTCTACGTCAAATACTAACGTACGACCAGTGGCAATTGCCCGACCAAAGACGACAGAAGAGGTCTCGAGCATTGCGCGTATTTGCACCAAGTATAAGGTACCCATGACTCCATACGGTGCTGGATCCAGCGTTGAAGGCAATTTTAGTTCACCGTATTCTGGAGTATGTCTTGATCTATGTGGCATGGATAAAATCGTGGCATTTCACCCCGAAGATATGGATATCGTGGTCCAGGCTGGGGTCAATTGGACGAATATGAACgaagagatcaaggataCCGGGCTCTTCTTGCCGCTTGATCCGAGCCCTACTGCATTGATTGGAGGCATGATAGCTACGAACTGCAGTGGTACCAATGCCATGAGATATGGAACCATGAAGGATTATGTTATTAATCTCACAGTAGTGCTCTCAGATGGATCTGTTATCAAAACCCGTCATCGACCTCGTAAAACATCAGCCGGATATAACCTCACAGGCCTTTTTACTGGGTCTGAGGGGACGTTGGGTATAATCACTGAAGCGACGTTAAAGCTGGCCATAATTCCGGAGAACTTCTCTGTTGCAACAGCCACTTTCTCAACCGTCAAGGAGGCGGCAGATGCGGCCTTCAAGATGATGCGACGGGGAATACCCCTCGCCGCCctggagatgatggatgatgttcAGATGAGGGTCATTAACCAGAGCGGCGGGGCAGGTGGAAGAGTATGGGATGAACATCCTACACTTTTCCTTAA ATTTTCAGGCTCTCAGAATGCAGTTCAAGACAGTATCAGGCTGGCCAAAGAGATCGCCAAGTCCAACAGCTGCGGTTCTTTCGAATTTGCCAAGACGGAGGATGAGATTCAATCCCTTTGGTCTGCCAGAAAACAAGCTTTGTGGGCGAGCCTCGCCGTTCGACCTGAGGGTACTCAGATCTGGTCTACAGATGTTGCTGTACCTCTGTCTCGAATGGCCGAACTAATCGGTGAGCAGCATGAACCCCTCCAACATTGGCTTGTGCTAACAAGATATCGACAGAAATATCGAAGCAACAGGCCAGTCAACTAG